From Nicotiana tabacum cultivar K326 chromosome 22, ASM71507v2, whole genome shotgun sequence, one genomic window encodes:
- the LOC107791775 gene encoding berberine bridge enzyme-like A precursor, whose protein sequence is MFPLIILISFSLASLSETATGAVTNLSACLINHNVHNFSIYPTSRNYFNLLHFSLQNLRFAAPFMPKPTFIILPSSKEELVSTIFCCRKASYEIRVRCGGHSYEGTSYVSFDASPFVIVDLMKLDDVSVDLDSETAWAQGGATIGQIYYAIAKVSDVHAFSAGSGPTVGSGGHISGGGFGLLSRKFGLAADNVVDALLIDADGRLLDRKAMGEDVFWAIRGGGGGNWGIVYAWKIRLLKVPKIVTTCMIYRPGSKQYVAQILEKWQIVTPNLVDDFTLGVLLRPADLPADMKYGNTTPIEIFPQFNALYLGPKTEVLSISNETFPELGVKNDECKEMTWVESALFFSELADVNGNSTGDISRLKERYMDGKGFFKGKTDYVKKPVSMDGMLTFLVELEKNPKGYLVFDPYGGAMDKISDQAIAFPHRKGNLFAIQYLAQWNEEDDYMSDVYMEWIRGFYNTMTPFVSSSPRGAYINYLDMDLGVNMVDDYLLRNASSSSPSSSVDAVERARAWGEMYFLHNYDRLVKAKTQIDPLNVFRHEQSIPPMLGSTQEHKYSSE, encoded by the coding sequence ATGTTTCCGCTCATAATTCTGATCAGCTTTTCACTTGCTTCCTTGTCTGAAACTGCTACTGGAGCTGTTACAAATCTTTCAGCCTGCTTAATCAACCACAATGTCCATAACTTCTCTATTTACCCCACAAGTAGAAATTACTTTAACTTGCTCCACTTCTCCCTTCAAAATCTTCGCTTTGCTGCACCTTTCATGCCGAAACCAACCTTCATTATCCTACCAAGCAGTAAGGAGGAGCTCGTGAGCACCATTTTTTGTTGCAGAAAAGCATCTTATGAAATCAGAGTAAGGTGCGGCGGACACAGTTACGAAGGAACTTCTTACGTTTCCTTTGACGCTTCTCCATTCGTGATCgttgacttgatgaaattagacgaCGTTTCAGTAGATTTGGATTCTGAAACAGCTTGGGCTCAGGGCGGCGCAACAATTGGCCAAATTTATTATGCCATTGCCAAGGTAAGTGACGTTCATGCATTTTCAGCAGGTTCGGGACCAACAGTAGGATCTGGAGGTCATATTTCAGGTGGTGGATTTGGACTTTTATCTAGAAAATTCGGACTTGCTGCTGATAATGTCGTTGATGCTCTTCTTATTGATGCTGATGGACGGTTATTAGACCGAAAAGCCATGGGCGAAGACGTGTTTTGGGCAATCAGAGGTGGCGGCGGTGGAAATTGGGGCATTGTTTATGCCTGGAAAATTCGATTACTCAAAGTGCCTAAAATCGTAACAACTTGTATGATCTATAGGCCTGGATCCAAACAATACGTGGCTCAAATACTTGAGAAATGGCAAATAGTTACTCCAAATTTGGTCGATGATTTTACTCTAGGAGTACTCCTGAGACCTGCAGATCTACCCGCGGATATGAAATATGGTAATACTACTCCTATTGAAATATTTCCCCAATTCAATGCACTTTATTTGGGTCCAAAAACTGAAGTTCTTTCCATATCGAATGAGACATTTCCGGAGCTAGGCGTTAAGAATGATGAGTGCAAGGAAATGACTTGGGTAGAGTCAGCACTTTTCTTCTCCGAATTAGCTGACGTTAACGGGAACTCGACTGGTGATATCTCCCGTCTGAAAGAACGTTACATGGACGGAAAAGGTTTTTTCAAAGGCAAAACGGACTACGTGAAGAAGCCAGTTTCAATGGATGGGATGCTAACATTTCTTGTGGAACTCGAGAAAAACCCGAAGGGATATCTTGTCTTTGATCCTTATGGCGGAGCCATGGACAAGATTAGTGATCAAGCTATTGCTTTCCCTCATAGAAAAGGTAACCTTTTCGCGATTCAGTATCTAGCACAGTGGAATGAAGAGGACGATTACATGAGCGACGTTTACATGGAGTGGATAAGAGGATTTTACAATACAATGACGCCCTTTGTTTCAAGCTCGCCAAGGGGAGCTTATATCAACTACTTGGATATGGATCTTGGAGTGAATATGGTCGACGACTACTTATTGCGAAATGCTAGTAGCAGTAGTCCTTCTTCCTCTGTTGATGCTGTGGAGAGAGCTAGAGCGTGGGGTGAGATGTATTTCTTGCATAACTATGATAGGTTGGTTAAAGCTAAGACACAAATTGATCCACTAAATGTTTTTCGACATGAACAGAGTATTCCTCCTATGCTTGGTTCAACGCAAGAGCACAAGTATAGCAGTGAATGA